The proteins below come from a single Necator americanus strain Aroian chromosome V, whole genome shotgun sequence genomic window:
- a CDS encoding hypothetical protein (NECATOR_CHRV.G19946.T2) — MDTITKEIQKQHPWTLLFAEDVMLASESRDDLQKQVQSWKDQLQQYGLRLNTSKIECMECGPRIEDGDIDQEGRARVNAAWMKWNMATGVLCDKKVPVRLKSKIYKTVVRPVALYGCECWPTTKTLERVLPRYGDADVEVDDRCNAKRESIQRHCTFHLRRRPDN; from the exons atggacacgataacgaaggaaatccagaagcagcacccgtggactctactctttgccgaagatgtcatgctcgcgtcggagtctcgagatgatcttcagaaacaagtacagtcttggaaggatcagctgcagcaatatggattgcgcctcaacacatcaaaaattgagtgcatggagtgcggaccaaggatagaggatg gcgacattgatcaagaaggtcgagcacgtgttaatgctgcatggatgaaatggaacatggcaacaggggtactgtgcgacaagaaagtccctgttcgactgaagtcgaagatctataagacggttgtgcgtcctgttgccctttacggatgcgagtgctggccgacgacgaaaaccttggaaagagtgctgccacgttatggagatgcggatgttgaggtggacgataggtgtaacgctaaaagagaaagtatccaacgacactgtacgttccatcttcggcgtcgtccggataactga
- a CDS encoding hypothetical protein (NECATOR_CHRV.G19946.T1), producing MDTITKEIQKQHPWTLLFAEDVMLASESRDDLQKQVQSWKDQLQQYGLRLNTSKIECMECGPRIEDGDIDQEGRARVNAAWMKWNMATGVLCDKKVPVRLKSKIYKTVVRPVALYGCECWPTTKTLERVLPRYGDADVESCKSKVCTPGCGCIPGWHRKNQKGQFSGTCVRPTWCDPLTVTKTVVKYVTQPTPPAYPPSNPCSTTVCAYGTTCESQNGRAVCTVPSQPATPTPTAYTLASSPSYSSANTAPSTPSYPSTGATFATVTYAPQQDTGSSKERSKIPVNQNLPGGSGCGPLPPIQQDAPRKGPLKCPKNEFLTQCGGCEDICSPGNSPKPVHICTKPKPCVRQCKCNAGFARINSVCTPQNLCQTTYRPKLTVKTVVITKTQPGTPPQVDPCSYVSCSAGTVCQAQGQQGVCVSSSGGGNYGSSTPAYSTGSPSNAPQSDAPRRTACYKRCAPSQRCELKNDDNSCYNPPCPSTETCVPY from the exons atggacacgataacgaaggaaatccagaagcagcacccgtggactctactctttgccgaagatgtcatgctcgcgtcggagtctcgagatgatcttcagaaacaagtacagtcttggaaggatcagctgcagcaatatggattgcgcctcaacacatcaaaaattgagtgcatggagtgcggaccaaggatagaggatg gcgacattgatcaagaaggtcgagcacgtgttaatgctgcatggatgaaatggaacatggcaacaggggtactgtgcgacaagaaagtccctgttcgactgaagtcgaagatctataagacggttgtgcgtcctgttgccctttacggatgcgagtgctggccgacgacgaaaaccttggaaagagtgctgccacgttatggagatgcggatgttgag AGTTGCAAAAGCAAAGTCTGCACCCCGGGTTGTGGATGCATCCCTGGATGGCATCgcaaaaaccaaaaaggtCAATTCTCCGGCACTTGCGTTAGGCCGACATGGTGCGATCCTTTGACGGTGACGAAGACAGTCGTGAAATATGTGACCCAACCAACACCTCCTGCTTATCCTCCAA GTAATCCATGTTCTACAACCGTTTGCGCCTACGGAACAACATGTGAAAGTCAGAATGGAAGAGCTGTTTGCACTGTG CCTTCTCAACCGGCGACACCAACCCCCACAGCTTACACTCTTGCGTCTTCTCCGTCATACTCCTCTGCTAACACCGCACCATCAACACCATCATACCCCTCCACTGGTGCCACATTTGCCACAGTTACTTATGCACCCCAGCAAGATACTGGCTCTAGCAAGGAACGTTCTAAGA TCCCTGTAAACCAGAACTTGCCCGGAGGCTCAGGTTGCGG TCCTCTTCCGCCTATCCAACAAGATGCTCCGAGGAAAGGGCCTTTGAAGTgtccaaaaaatgaattccTCACTCAGTGCGGTGGATGCGAGGACATTTGTTCACCTGGGAACTCTCCGAAACCA GTTCATATATGTACTAAACCGAAACCATGCGTGCGTCAATGTAAGTGTAATGCCGGATTCGCGCGGATCAACTCTGTATGCACCCCACAAAATCTGTGCCAAACAACGTACCGACCAAAGCTGACAGTGAAAACGGTAGTTATCACGAAAACTCAGCCGGGTACTCCTCCGCAAG TTGATCCGTGCTCGTACGTGAGCTGTTCGGCTGGAACAGTGTGTCAAGCACAAGGTCAACAAGGTGTGTGTGTATCGTCGAGTGGGGGTGGAAACTATGGGTCTTCGACACCCGCCTACTCTACTGGAAGTCCGAGTAACGCCCCTCAAAGTG ATGCTCCACGTCGTACCGCTTGTTACAAACGTTGTGCACCGTCGCAGAGATGCGAACTCAAGAATGACGACAACAGCTGTTACAATCCACCTTGTCCAAGTACAGAGACTTGTGTTCCGTATTAG
- a CDS encoding hypothetical protein (NECATOR_CHRV.G19948.T1), producing the protein MKHKAITHISSFICVTVTNYDWFISVFYEELSKGLFSTNGKRFETPFSYPASITSSLSARFLNYDSIVIISLLSAKGKPSLTIVIDVTQALPCTFTAPKMWKHWFRCIGVVVRSLSWSL; encoded by the exons ATGAAGCACAAGGCCATTACCCATATCAGCTCTTTTATATGTGTCACG GTGACGAATTATGACTGGTTCATTTCGGTTTTCTACGAGGAATTGAGCAAGGGTCTTTTCAG TACGAATGGAAAAAGGTTTGAGACACCTTTCTCATATCCTGCTTCCATAACGAGCAGCTTATCAGCGAG GTTTCTCAATTACGACAGTATCGTGATAATTTCTCTCTTAAGTGCAAAAGGTAAACCTTCACTAACAATTGTTATTGATGTGACTCAAGCACTTCCATGCACATTTACCGCACCTAAGATGTGGAAACACTGGTTCAGATGCATTGGAGTGGTTGTTAGAAGTCTTTCATGGTCCCTGTGA
- a CDS encoding hypothetical protein (NECATOR_CHRV.G19946.T3), with translation MVTAVLSYEEGYQEDSNYADAPKGKVPIAMDGPKCPARNERWFACKPCESTCTDWVQKKTPSCKSKVCTPGCGCIPGWHRKNQKGQFSGTCVRPTWCDPLTVTKTVVKYVTQPTPPAYPPSNPCSTTVCAYGTTCESQNGRAVCTVPSQPATPTPTAYTLASSPSYSSANTAPSTPSYPSTGATFATVTYAPQQDTGSSKERSKIPVNQNLPGGSGCGPLPPIQQDAPRKGPLKCPKNEFLTQCGGCEDICSPGNSPKPVHICTKPKPCVRQCKCNAGFARINSVCTPQNLCQTTYRPKLTVKTVVITKTQPGTPPQVDPCSYVSCSAGTVCQAQGQQGVCVSSSGGGNYGSSTPAYSTGSPSNAPQSDAPRRTACYKRCAPSQRCELKNDDNSCYNPPCPSTETCVPY, from the exons ATGGTAACAGCAGTGTTGTCTTACGAAGAGGGCTACCAAGAAGATTCTAATTATGCTGACGCTCCCAAGGGAAAAGTGCCAATTGCTATGGATGGTCCAA AATGCCCTGCAAGGAATGAGCGTTGGTTTGCCTGTAAGCCGTGTGAATCCACATGCACAGACTGGGTTCAGAAGAAAACACCG AGTTGCAAAAGCAAAGTCTGCACCCCGGGTTGTGGATGCATCCCTGGATGGCATCgcaaaaaccaaaaaggtCAATTCTCCGGCACTTGCGTTAGGCCGACATGGTGCGATCCTTTGACGGTGACGAAGACAGTCGTGAAATATGTGACCCAACCAACACCTCCTGCTTATCCTCCAA GTAATCCATGTTCTACAACCGTTTGCGCCTACGGAACAACATGTGAAAGTCAGAATGGAAGAGCTGTTTGCACTGTG CCTTCTCAACCGGCGACACCAACCCCCACAGCTTACACTCTTGCGTCTTCTCCGTCATACTCCTCTGCTAACACCGCACCATCAACACCATCATACCCCTCCACTGGTGCCACATTTGCCACAGTTACTTATGCACCCCAGCAAGATACTGGCTCTAGCAAGGAACGTTCTAAGA TCCCTGTAAACCAGAACTTGCCCGGAGGCTCAGGTTGCGG TCCTCTTCCGCCTATCCAACAAGATGCTCCGAGGAAAGGGCCTTTGAAGTgtccaaaaaatgaattccTCACTCAGTGCGGTGGATGCGAGGACATTTGTTCACCTGGGAACTCTCCGAAACCA GTTCATATATGTACTAAACCGAAACCATGCGTGCGTCAATGTAAGTGTAATGCCGGATTCGCGCGGATCAACTCTGTATGCACCCCACAAAATCTGTGCCAAACAACGTACCGACCAAAGCTGACAGTGAAAACGGTAGTTATCACGAAAACTCAGCCGGGTACTCCTCCGCAAG TTGATCCGTGCTCGTACGTGAGCTGTTCGGCTGGAACAGTGTGTCAAGCACAAGGTCAACAAGGTGTGTGTGTATCGTCGAGTGGGGGTGGAAACTATGGGTCTTCGACACCCGCCTACTCTACTGGAAGTCCGAGTAACGCCCCTCAAAGTG ATGCTCCACGTCGTACCGCTTGTTACAAACGTTGTGCACCGTCGCAGAGATGCGAACTCAAGAATGACGACAACAGCTGTTACAATCCACCTTGTCCAAGTACAGAGACTTGTGTTCCGTATTAG
- a CDS encoding hypothetical protein (NECATOR_CHRV.G19947.T1): MVWHVLRREEDSVARTALKPDVSGVRPRGRPKIRWLDRVKLDMIDARLCAFVMQWIEPNGRQEAEKRTLQQRGTNARKKKH; this comes from the coding sequence atggtttggcacgtcttgcggcgggaggaagattctgttgccagaaccgctctgaagcccgacgtttcaggagtgaggccgcgtgggaggccaaagattcgctggttagaccgagtgaagctggatatgatagatgcacgtttgtgtgCGTTTGttatgcaatggatagaaccaaatggaagacaagaagcagaaaagcggaccctgcagcaacgcgggacaaacgctaggaagaagaagcaTTAG
- a CDS encoding hypothetical protein (NECATOR_CHRV.G19945.T1), which translates to MLERWREYYNHLYNEEFCHPPIPTVPSVEGPVLPITAVEVSAALAKMKSNKATGPDDITADVWKLLGDRGSVWLATLFNKIVAEGRTPDVWQTSVTVPVWKGKGDIADCTSYRPIRLLCHTMKVFERVLEARLRKIVSVSLNQCGFVKDRSTIDAIHAVRNLLEKHQEKNRSVHLAFLDLEKALDRVPHELLWMSTRSHRVPEEYVRWTKLLYTKLYDVLLEQAGHSLYK; encoded by the coding sequence AtgctggagaggtggcgagagtactacaatcacttgtataacgaagagttctgtcatcctcccatcccaactgttcccagcgtcgagggtcctgttctaccaattactgccgtcgaagtcagtgctgccctcgcaaaaatgaagtcgaacaaggcaactggtcctgatgacataactgctgatgtctggaagctgctaggagatcgaggatccgtgtggctcgcaactctatttaacaagatcgttgcagaaggacggactccagacgtttggcaaacttccgtgaccgtgcctgtctggaaagggaaaggagacattgctgactgcacctcgtacagacctatacgactgctgtgccatacgatgaaggtttttgagcgtgtgctggaagctcgtctgaggaaaattgttagcgtttcactcaaccagtgcggctttgtgaaggaccgcagcactatagatgctatccatgctgtccgaaaCCTGCTGGAGAAACATCAAGAGAaaaaccgcagtgtgcatcttgcttttctcgatctcgagaaagcgctcgaccgtgtcccacatgagctgttgtGGATGTCTacgaggtcgcatagagtaccagaagaatatgtgcggtggacgaagctgctttatacgaagttgtacgatgtgctgcttgaacaagcaggccattccctgtacaagtag
- a CDS encoding hypothetical protein (NECATOR_CHRV.G19944.T2) — translation MSTMCSSEARAYLRSDAHCPRPGNVANMRGLPARGRSRPKKLVRHRHQYPVRLATLNVGTRTGKSRELADSLRTRRVDICCVQETRWKGSKSGKLGDDYKLIYHGTSNRNGVGIILNESFRNSVTAVDRLSDRLKAVKVETGEVELRVVSAYAPQAGCSEEEKASFWEDLEQYVQSLEGEEVLLIGGDFNGHVGPRKDGFESCHGGYGYGARNDDGLRILEYAVASDLIIANTQYRKRKSHLITYTSGSRETQIDFWMLRRRDRR, via the coding sequence atgtctactatgtgttcttcagaagctagggcgtacctCAGAAgtgacgcgcattgtcctcgcccgggcaatgtggcaaatatgcgagggctaccggctagaggacggagccggccaaagaagttagtccgccatcgccatcaatatccagtgcgcttggcaacacttaacgttgggacgcgtACTGGAaaaagtcgtgaactggcagacagtctcagaacacgccgtgttgacatatgttgtgtacaggagactcgctggaaaggctccaagtcaGGGAAATTAGGCGATGACTATaagctcatctaccacggcacatcaaatcgcaatggtgttggtatcatattgaacgagtcgtttagaaacagcgtcacagcagtggatcgactatcggatcgcctgaaggctgtaaaagtagaaacaggagaagtggaattgcgagttgtctctgcttatgcgccacaggcgggctgtagtgaagaagagaaggcaagcttttgggaggatctggagcagtacgtccaatccctggaaggcgaagaagtacttttaatcggaggagacttcaacggacatgtcggtcctcggaaagacggattcgagagttgtcatggtggatacggctatggagctcgtaacgacgacgggttgcgaatcctggagtatgctgttgcaagtgacttgatcattgctaacacgcagtatcggaaaagaaaatcgcatttgatcacgtacaccagcggcagtcgtgaaacacaaatagatttctggatgttacgccgacgagatcgccgataG